From Varibaculum massiliense, a single genomic window includes:
- a CDS encoding nucleoside/nucleotide kinase family protein, which translates to MKIYEFGCLEYLARDLCRQLRPGRSIVGIAGAPGAGKSTLAQKLVAYLTDVLDINSAYLPMDGFHFSNAILRQKQLLDRKGAPETFDVNGYLNVLQRLRDIVDYPVFVPTYSRSLHEPIAAAIEIKPDTQVIVTEGNYLAAQYGGWEHVKEILDILWYLDTDSSLLKDRLIERQMAGGRSRKLAVKWVEEVDSPNKDIVEKTKLEADALIRLLFDISVENS; encoded by the coding sequence GTGAAGATTTATGAATTTGGATGCTTGGAATATCTTGCACGAGATCTCTGCCGGCAGTTGCGCCCTGGTCGCAGTATTGTGGGTATCGCCGGAGCTCCTGGTGCTGGAAAATCTACGTTAGCGCAGAAACTTGTTGCTTATTTAACTGATGTTTTAGACATTAATAGTGCGTACCTGCCAATGGATGGATTTCATTTTTCGAATGCGATATTGCGGCAAAAGCAGCTGCTAGACCGGAAAGGCGCTCCGGAAACTTTTGATGTGAATGGATACCTTAATGTATTGCAACGGTTGCGGGACATAGTGGATTACCCTGTGTTCGTCCCTACCTATTCGCGCTCGCTACACGAGCCGATTGCGGCTGCTATCGAGATTAAGCCAGACACTCAGGTTATTGTCACTGAAGGGAATTATCTGGCCGCCCAGTATGGCGGTTGGGAACATGTTAAGGAAATACTGGATATCCTGTGGTATTTGGATACTGATAGTTCTTTACTTAAAGATAGGCTTATTGAAAGGCAAATGGCTGGGGGACGGTCTCGAAAACTCGCGGTTAAATGGGTAGAGGAAGTTGATTCCCCCAATAAAGATATTGTGGAAAAAACCAAGCTCGAGGCCGACGCCCTAATCAGATTACTTTTCGATATTTCGGTAGAAAATAGCTAG
- a CDS encoding DUF3566 domain-containing protein, whose product MTTDGKDQDKAPLGQGEDAAPEGGSKKPGAEAENSARKPQKDKVAGAADTQGGEGKKTGQDKTGQGDGGHDKSGESPVNKGGKSPQSAGKKSAGKSGSKGGKNIAIPQVKSDSATGGKAGQSEKVGASSAKIGEYQPRQISLVVSRIDPWTVMKVSFLLSVALGIAMVLAGLLVWLLLNSMNVFSSVENFINDIDPTGSIASMIDYLRLPRMMAMSTIIAVSNVILMTAFCTVGALIYNLATSLVDGIKLALTDE is encoded by the coding sequence ATGACAACTGATGGTAAAGATCAAGATAAGGCTCCCCTAGGGCAGGGAGAGGACGCTGCCCCGGAGGGCGGCTCAAAGAAGCCGGGCGCGGAAGCAGAAAACAGCGCCCGCAAGCCCCAGAAAGATAAGGTAGCAGGAGCTGCTGATACCCAGGGTGGCGAGGGTAAGAAGACCGGGCAGGATAAGACCGGTCAAGGCGATGGCGGTCACGATAAATCGGGGGAAAGCCCGGTGAACAAGGGTGGCAAATCGCCCCAGTCTGCGGGGAAAAAATCCGCGGGAAAGTCAGGTTCTAAAGGCGGAAAAAATATAGCGATTCCGCAGGTAAAATCGGATTCTGCTACCGGGGGTAAGGCTGGACAGTCAGAGAAAGTTGGCGCGTCCTCGGCGAAGATAGGTGAATATCAGCCGCGCCAAATCTCCTTGGTGGTTTCCCGGATTGACCCCTGGACGGTGATGAAAGTTTCCTTCCTGCTGTCGGTGGCGCTGGGAATCGCGATGGTGCTGGCGGGTTTGCTAGTTTGGTTGCTGTTGAACTCGATGAACGTGTTTAGTTCGGTAGAGAACTTTATTAACGATATTGATCCTACCGGCTCAATTGCTTCAATGATTGACTATCTGCGGTTACCGCGGATGATGGCGATGAGCACGATTATCGCAGTTTCTAACGTGATCTTGATGACCGCGTTTTGTACGGTGGGGGCGCTTATTTATAACTTGGCGACTTCGCTGGTTGACGGAATTAAGTTGGCACTTACTGACGAGTAG
- the gyrA gene encoding DNA gyrase subunit A has protein sequence MSEIDNQDQNQQTGASENSQHSGAAFGGGDTASADALENNSGLFQAKGHINQVDLETEMQRSYLDYAMSVIVGRALPEVRDGLKPVHRRILYAMYDGGYRPNAGFSKCMRVVGDVMGHFHPHGDAAVYDALARLVQPWSMRYPMVAGQGNFGSPGNLGPAAPRYTECKMAPLSMEMVRDIDEDTVDFMDNYDGRTQEPTVLPARLPYLLLNGSEGIAVGMATRIPPHNMREVADGVQWALAHPEASREELMEALIERIKGPDFPTGATILGRKGIEQAYRTGRGSIVQRAIVNVEEINSRVCLVVTELPYQVNPDNLAAKIAGLVKDGQIEGIADIRDESSDRSGQRLVIVLKRDAVPKVVLNNLYKRTQLQDSFPANMLALVDGVPRTLSIDGFISNWITHQLEVIVRRTNFRLKRAQDRLHILQGYLMALDALDAVIATIRKSPTVDEARSALMELLGVDEVQADAILALQLRRLAALERQKILDEHTELEARVKDLQDILARPERQRGIISTELGEIVDKYGDERRTKIMPFAGEMSMEDLIEEQDVVVTITHSGYVKRTRLDQYRSQKRGGKGIKGAQLREDDVVDHFFTTTTHHWLAFFTNKGRVYRAKAYELPEGGRDSKGQHVANLLAFQPEEKIAQVLAFSSYDDAEYLALATRSGLVKKTRFTEYDSNRTGGLIAINLREMPDGAADEVVSAELVNGDDELLLVSHKGQSLRFLATDEALRPTGRATSGVRGMKFREGDHLLAMTVIRPDSDLLVVTEGGYAKRTSVEEYRVQGRGGLGIKVANLVAERGGLVGALIVNDDDEVMVIMQSGKVQRSRVDEVPRTGRNTQGVIFTRPAEGDAVLAVALNNEKSDDDESSEATDEELDQEVAALETETTEL, from the coding sequence ATGAGTGAAATAGACAACCAGGATCAAAATCAGCAAACAGGCGCCTCGGAAAACTCTCAGCACTCCGGCGCGGCTTTTGGGGGCGGGGATACCGCTTCGGCAGACGCCCTCGAAAATAATTCCGGTCTTTTCCAGGCAAAAGGGCATATTAATCAGGTTGACCTAGAAACCGAGATGCAGCGTTCCTATCTGGATTATGCGATGAGCGTGATCGTAGGGCGCGCCCTGCCGGAGGTGCGGGACGGTCTCAAGCCGGTACACCGGCGGATTCTGTATGCCATGTATGACGGTGGCTACCGCCCCAACGCCGGGTTCTCCAAATGTATGCGCGTAGTCGGCGACGTGATGGGGCACTTCCACCCCCACGGTGACGCCGCGGTTTATGACGCTTTAGCGCGCCTAGTGCAGCCTTGGTCGATGCGTTACCCGATGGTGGCTGGTCAAGGTAACTTTGGCTCCCCGGGTAACCTGGGGCCGGCCGCTCCGCGTTATACGGAATGTAAAATGGCACCTTTGTCGATGGAAATGGTGCGGGACATCGATGAAGACACCGTTGATTTTATGGACAACTATGATGGGCGCACCCAAGAACCCACGGTCTTGCCTGCCCGCCTGCCCTACCTGCTGCTTAACGGGTCAGAGGGAATCGCAGTGGGGATGGCCACCCGGATTCCGCCCCACAATATGCGGGAAGTTGCTGACGGGGTGCAGTGGGCGCTAGCGCATCCCGAGGCTTCGCGCGAAGAATTAATGGAAGCCCTGATCGAACGGATTAAGGGACCGGATTTCCCCACGGGCGCCACTATTTTGGGGCGCAAAGGGATTGAACAGGCATACCGTACCGGTCGCGGTTCCATTGTGCAGCGAGCGATAGTCAACGTAGAGGAAATCAACTCCCGGGTCTGCCTGGTGGTTACCGAACTTCCCTACCAGGTAAATCCGGATAATCTGGCGGCAAAAATCGCTGGACTGGTGAAAGACGGGCAGATCGAGGGGATTGCGGATATCCGCGACGAATCCTCGGACCGCTCCGGGCAGCGCCTGGTGATTGTGCTCAAGCGGGACGCGGTTCCCAAGGTGGTTTTGAATAACCTCTATAAGCGTACCCAGTTGCAGGATTCCTTCCCCGCCAATATGTTGGCTCTGGTAGATGGGGTTCCGCGGACGCTTTCTATCGATGGGTTTATTTCTAACTGGATTACCCATCAGCTTGAAGTAATCGTGCGCCGCACCAATTTCCGCTTGAAGCGGGCGCAAGATCGCCTCCATATTTTGCAAGGCTACCTGATGGCGCTGGATGCCTTGGATGCGGTGATTGCTACTATCCGTAAATCACCCACAGTTGATGAAGCGCGCAGCGCCCTGATGGAGCTGCTCGGGGTAGATGAAGTCCAAGCGGATGCGATTCTGGCTTTGCAGCTGCGCCGCTTAGCCGCCCTCGAGAGGCAAAAGATTCTCGATGAACACACCGAGTTAGAGGCGCGGGTAAAGGATCTACAAGATATCTTGGCTCGTCCGGAGCGGCAGCGGGGAATTATTTCCACCGAACTGGGCGAGATCGTCGATAAGTATGGTGATGAGCGGCGCACCAAGATTATGCCGTTCGCCGGGGAAATGTCGATGGAAGACCTGATTGAAGAACAGGACGTGGTGGTCACCATTACCCATTCCGGGTATGTCAAACGCACCCGCCTGGATCAATACCGCAGCCAAAAGCGCGGCGGCAAGGGTATCAAGGGTGCGCAGCTACGCGAAGATGACGTGGTGGATCACTTCTTTACCACCACCACTCATCACTGGTTGGCGTTCTTTACTAATAAGGGTCGGGTTTACCGGGCGAAAGCTTATGAACTGCCCGAGGGAGGACGCGACTCTAAGGGTCAGCACGTAGCAAACCTCTTGGCGTTCCAGCCGGAAGAAAAAATCGCGCAGGTTTTGGCGTTTAGTTCTTATGATGATGCCGAGTATTTGGCGCTGGCTACCCGCTCGGGGCTGGTGAAAAAGACTCGCTTTACCGAATATGATTCCAATCGTACCGGCGGTTTGATTGCGATTAACTTGCGGGAAATGCCTGATGGTGCCGCTGATGAAGTGGTGTCTGCGGAACTGGTAAATGGTGATGATGAGCTGCTATTGGTTTCCCATAAGGGGCAGTCGCTGCGTTTCTTAGCCACTGACGAGGCTCTGCGTCCTACTGGTCGCGCTACCTCCGGGGTGCGGGGCATGAAGTTCCGCGAGGGGGATCACTTGTTGGCGATGACGGTTATCCGTCCTGATAGTGACCTTTTGGTGGTGACTGAGGGTGGATACGCGAAACGCACATCGGTAGAGGAATACCGGGTACAGGGACGCGGCGGCCTGGGGATCAAGGTCGCTAATCTGGTGGCTGAGCGCGGCGGCCTGGTGGGAGCCTTGATTGTTAATGACGATGATGAGGTCATGGTGATTATGCAGTCCGGGAAAGTACAACGTTCCCGGGTAGACGAGGTTCCCCGTACAGGACGTAACACACAGGGAGTAATTTTCACTCGCCCGGCTGAAGGGGATGCGGTTTTGGCTGTGGCGTTAAATAATGAGAAGTCAGATGATGATGAATCGTCAGAGGCTACGGACGAGGAACTCGATCAAGAAGTGGCCGCTTTAGAAACCGAAACAACTGAGCTCTAG
- the gyrB gene encoding DNA topoisomerase (ATP-hydrolyzing) subunit B: MADLGDQQVQHEYGADDITVLEGLEAVRKRPGMYIGSTGERGLHHLVYEVVDNSVDEALAGYCDHIEVAIQADGGLRVSDNGRGIPVDMHPTEKRPTVEVVMTILHAGGKFGSGGYAVSGGLHGVGVSVVNALSVRMDTVVKRQGYVWRQSFGNGGHPLTELERGEETEETGTQQTFYPDPEIFETTTFSFEILRQRFQQMAFLNKGLRITLTDERPEATDAGDLVTGDAQGTADDPVPGFRQVSFMYENGLRDYVEFINHSKKSEVINPEIIDFESVNEDASISLEIALQWTTAYSESVHTYANTINTTEGGTHEEGFRSALTSLMNKYARDKGILKDKDHNLTGDDIREGLTAVISVKLTEPQFEGQTKTKLGNTEARTFVQQQVYSKLGDWLDAHPMDAKAILVKAQQAATARVAARKAREATRRKSALESVSMPGKLRDCSSRDASQCEIYIVEGDSAGGSAVQGRDPAHQAILPIRGKILNVEKARLDRALSSQEIQSLITAFGTGIGEDFDISKLRYNAIVIMADADVDGQHIATLLLTLLFRYMRPLIEKGHVFIACPPLYRLKWSNAPHQFVFSDRQRDEYLEDGKTDGKRLPKEGGVQRYKGLGEMNPQELWETTMNPEDRMLKQVTLSEAASADEVFSMLMGEDVESRRAFIQRNATDVRFLDI, from the coding sequence GTGGCTGACCTGGGTGACCAACAAGTCCAGCACGAATACGGTGCGGACGACATCACAGTTTTAGAGGGGCTAGAGGCAGTACGCAAACGTCCCGGCATGTATATCGGTTCTACCGGGGAGCGCGGTCTGCACCACCTGGTATACGAGGTAGTCGACAACTCTGTCGACGAGGCTCTGGCCGGCTATTGCGACCATATCGAAGTTGCCATCCAGGCAGATGGGGGTTTGCGGGTCAGCGATAATGGCCGCGGAATCCCAGTGGATATGCACCCCACCGAAAAACGCCCCACAGTGGAAGTGGTAATGACTATCTTGCACGCCGGTGGCAAGTTCGGATCTGGCGGTTACGCAGTTTCCGGCGGTCTGCACGGGGTTGGGGTTTCGGTAGTAAACGCCCTCTCGGTGCGGATGGATACCGTGGTAAAACGGCAAGGCTACGTCTGGCGACAGTCCTTCGGTAACGGCGGACATCCCCTTACCGAATTGGAACGTGGGGAAGAAACCGAGGAAACCGGTACCCAACAGACCTTTTACCCGGATCCGGAAATCTTCGAGACCACTACTTTTAGTTTCGAGATTTTGCGGCAGCGTTTCCAGCAGATGGCCTTCCTGAACAAGGGGCTGCGGATTACTTTAACTGATGAGCGCCCCGAGGCTACCGATGCCGGCGATTTAGTGACTGGCGATGCGCAAGGTACCGCCGATGATCCGGTTCCCGGTTTCCGGCAAGTATCGTTCATGTACGAAAACGGTCTGCGCGACTATGTAGAGTTCATTAACCACTCCAAGAAATCCGAGGTCATCAACCCCGAGATCATCGATTTTGAGTCAGTTAACGAGGACGCCTCCATCAGCCTCGAAATCGCGTTGCAGTGGACCACCGCCTATTCCGAGTCCGTGCATACCTACGCGAACACGATTAACACCACCGAGGGCGGCACCCACGAGGAAGGTTTCCGCTCGGCACTGACCAGCTTGATGAATAAATATGCCCGGGATAAAGGGATCCTCAAGGACAAGGATCATAACTTGACCGGTGACGATATTCGGGAAGGTTTAACCGCCGTTATTTCGGTTAAACTCACCGAGCCGCAATTCGAGGGGCAAACCAAAACCAAACTGGGAAACACCGAGGCGCGTACCTTTGTGCAGCAGCAGGTTTACTCCAAACTGGGTGACTGGTTAGATGCCCATCCCATGGACGCGAAAGCGATACTGGTAAAGGCACAGCAGGCGGCAACCGCGCGGGTGGCTGCTCGCAAGGCTCGGGAAGCTACCCGGCGCAAGTCGGCTCTGGAATCTGTATCTATGCCTGGGAAGCTGCGGGATTGTTCTTCCCGCGATGCCTCCCAATGCGAAATTTATATTGTAGAGGGCGACTCTGCAGGTGGCTCGGCTGTGCAGGGGCGCGACCCGGCTCACCAGGCAATCTTGCCGATTCGTGGCAAAATCCTAAACGTAGAGAAAGCGCGGCTAGACCGTGCCCTGTCCAGTCAAGAAATTCAGTCTTTGATTACCGCCTTCGGTACTGGCATTGGCGAAGACTTCGATATTTCCAAGCTGCGTTATAACGCGATAGTGATTATGGCGGACGCGGATGTGGACGGCCAGCATATCGCCACTTTGTTGCTGACTTTGCTATTCCGCTATATGCGTCCCCTGATTGAAAAAGGGCACGTATTTATCGCCTGCCCCCCGCTTTACCGGCTGAAATGGTCGAATGCGCCCCACCAGTTCGTGTTCTCGGATCGCCAACGCGACGAATATCTAGAGGACGGCAAAACCGATGGCAAGCGCCTGCCGAAAGAGGGCGGGGTACAGCGCTACAAGGGACTCGGGGAAATGAATCCCCAGGAACTGTGGGAAACCACCATGAACCCCGAAGATCGGATGCTCAAACAAGTGACCTTATCCGAAGCAGCCAGCGCGGATGAAGTTTTCTCCATGCTAATGGGCGAGGACGTGGAGTCGCGGCGCGCTTTCATTCAGCGTAATGCCACTGACGTGCGGTTCTTGGATATTTAA
- a CDS encoding response regulator transcription factor, translated as MTTILVVEDEEAYRKPLEYSLKREGYEVIGVADGDQALSMVKSNHIDLILLDLMLPGIPGTEVCRQVRESYDTPIIMVTAKDDVVDVVIGLELGADDYVTKPYRFRELLARITAVLRRTQDLPEVGNILEVGPVTMDVDRHEVRVHGELKELPLREFELLEYFLRNPERVLTRGQVMDRVWGENWFGDPKTLDVHVKRLRSKIEDDPHSPKIIVTVRGLGYRIMGPK; from the coding sequence ATGACCACCATATTAGTAGTTGAGGACGAGGAAGCTTACCGTAAACCTCTAGAGTATTCCCTGAAACGTGAAGGTTACGAAGTAATCGGGGTAGCTGACGGTGACCAGGCGCTTTCGATGGTTAAAAGTAACCACATCGACCTGATTTTGCTGGATCTGATGCTTCCCGGGATTCCTGGCACCGAGGTTTGTCGGCAGGTGCGTGAAAGCTACGACACGCCCATCATTATGGTGACGGCTAAAGATGACGTGGTTGACGTGGTAATCGGTTTGGAGCTGGGCGCGGATGATTACGTGACTAAGCCCTATCGTTTCCGGGAACTCTTGGCGCGAATCACCGCAGTCTTGCGCCGCACCCAGGATCTTCCCGAGGTAGGAAACATCTTGGAGGTCGGTCCCGTAACAATGGATGTTGACCGCCATGAAGTGCGGGTACATGGGGAGCTTAAAGAGCTGCCGCTGCGTGAGTTCGAACTGCTGGAGTATTTTTTGCGTAACCCCGAACGGGTGCTTACTCGCGGACAGGTTATGGATCGGGTGTGGGGCGAAAACTGGTTCGGAGACCCCAAGACCCTGGATGTACACGTCAAACGGCTGCGTTCCAAGATTGAGGACGACCCGCACTCGCCGAAGATTATCGTGACTGTGCGCGGGCTCGGCTACCGGATTATGGGTCCGAAATAG
- a CDS encoding sensor histidine kinase has product MESQSDQPHWDGSGWKVEDLSKILDALPEASVVLNPDNSFAYISQLARIVPLFHHGKIEYPQLLAQIDKARSAGRIVEEDYELVHPDAAVPWSVRVRVAPISPRHTLVLLEDRTRVLQADATRREFVVNASHELKTPVGAISLLAETIHDNADDVQAVETFSTQLVKESRRLTKLVYEIISLARLQDGRLPAKPRPMLAIEAINDALDQVRTAAEDANITLNTDFPQGEDILVHADLELLTSALQNLLENAIRYSNPGGHVNVTLRENDNVVMEVADDGIGISEEDQGRIFERFYRVDPARSRSTGGTGLGLSIVKHVVSDLNGSIHVNSKPGEGATFIITLPRHTAHHPDAKQIALTKEQE; this is encoded by the coding sequence ATGGAAAGCCAAAGCGACCAGCCACATTGGGATGGCTCCGGCTGGAAAGTCGAGGATTTATCCAAGATTCTTGATGCCCTACCCGAGGCGTCGGTAGTACTTAATCCCGATAACTCTTTCGCTTATATTTCGCAGTTGGCGCGCATCGTTCCCCTGTTTCATCACGGGAAAATCGAATACCCGCAGCTGTTAGCGCAGATTGACAAGGCGCGCAGCGCGGGACGAATAGTAGAGGAAGACTATGAACTGGTGCATCCTGATGCTGCCGTTCCCTGGTCAGTGCGGGTGCGGGTGGCTCCCATCTCGCCCCGGCACACCCTGGTGTTGCTAGAGGATCGCACTCGCGTCCTCCAAGCTGATGCCACCCGTCGTGAGTTCGTGGTTAACGCTTCCCATGAACTGAAAACCCCGGTGGGAGCGATTTCCTTACTGGCAGAAACGATTCACGACAATGCCGACGATGTGCAGGCGGTGGAAACCTTTTCCACTCAGCTAGTAAAAGAATCGCGGCGGCTAACCAAACTGGTTTACGAAATTATCTCTTTAGCGCGGCTGCAAGACGGGCGTCTGCCAGCCAAGCCGCGTCCTATGTTGGCAATTGAAGCCATTAACGATGCCCTCGATCAGGTGCGTACTGCCGCCGAGGATGCGAATATCACTTTGAACACCGATTTCCCGCAAGGGGAAGATATTTTGGTGCACGCCGATTTAGAGCTGCTGACTTCCGCCCTGCAAAACCTGCTGGAAAACGCGATTCGTTATTCCAATCCCGGAGGTCATGTGAATGTAACGTTGCGGGAAAACGACAATGTGGTGATGGAAGTTGCCGATGATGGTATCGGAATTTCCGAAGAGGACCAAGGTAGGATCTTTGAACGCTTTTACCGCGTCGATCCCGCGCGTTCCCGCTCCACTGGCGGAACCGGATTGGGGCTTTCGATTGTAAAACACGTGGTTTCGGATCTTAATGGCTCTATCCACGTGAACTCTAAACCGGGGGAGGGCGCTACTTTCATCATTACTTTGCCCCGGCACACCGCGCACCATCCAGATGCTAAGCAAATAGCGTTGACAAAGGAACAGGAATGA
- the pstB gene encoding phosphate ABC transporter ATP-binding protein PstB → MAICLETKHLDVYYGDFKAVEDVNMAIESQTVTSLIGPSGCGKSTVLRTLNRMHEVTPGGRIEGEVLLNGHNLYGKDVDPVEVRRMIGMVFQRPNPFPTMSIKNNVLAGLHLNRVKISKSEGDQIVEESLKGANLWEEVNDRLDKPGASLSGGQQQRLCIARAIAVKPEVLLMDEPCSALDPISTLAIEDLIAQLKETYTIVIVTHNMQQAARISDQTAFFNISGPRQPGKLVEIGPTESVFLTPHEKVTENYIAGRFG, encoded by the coding sequence ATGGCAATCTGTTTAGAGACTAAACATTTAGACGTTTACTACGGAGATTTCAAAGCCGTAGAGGACGTAAATATGGCGATTGAAAGCCAAACGGTAACTTCCCTGATTGGACCATCAGGGTGTGGCAAATCTACGGTGCTACGGACTTTGAACCGGATGCATGAGGTTACCCCCGGAGGGCGCATTGAAGGCGAAGTCCTGCTCAACGGGCATAACCTCTACGGCAAAGACGTTGACCCGGTGGAGGTGCGGCGAATGATTGGGATGGTATTCCAGCGTCCAAATCCCTTCCCCACCATGTCGATTAAGAACAACGTGCTAGCCGGCTTGCATCTAAATCGGGTTAAAATCAGTAAATCCGAGGGCGATCAGATTGTAGAAGAATCCCTAAAAGGCGCAAACCTGTGGGAGGAAGTTAACGACCGGCTAGATAAACCGGGCGCTTCCCTGTCCGGAGGACAGCAGCAACGCCTTTGTATTGCGCGGGCGATTGCAGTAAAGCCCGAGGTACTGCTGATGGATGAGCCCTGTTCGGCGCTTGACCCCATCTCCACCTTGGCGATTGAAGATTTGATTGCCCAGTTGAAGGAAACCTACACGATTGTGATTGTTACCCACAATATGCAGCAGGCGGCGCGGATTTCTGACCAGACCGCGTTCTTTAATATTTCCGGGCCGCGCCAACCCGGGAAACTGGTGGAAATCGGACCGACTGAATCCGTCTTCCTCACCCCGCACGAAAAAGTTACCGAAAACTATATTGCGGGACGTTTCGGATAG
- the pstA gene encoding phosphate ABC transporter permease PstA, with translation MSAENQNQGDLKIKQESLGGGQAPASTRATGLGKSDKLAALATSDNTSALQAVILEKKLKYQEKLEEAEPKTEVKHARLGGDKALSFRRRFTNNVIAASMWLCGLLVLVILGSIGYELIRRGIGIISPYFLSVSMKGVYGGMEAGGIYHAMVGTLLITLVAAIISVPLGLLVAIYLTEYAGNTKFAKLTTTLVDVMTGIPSIVAGLFAAALFTMVIGPAYRSGLMGAVALSVLMIPLVVRSSAEMLRLVPNELREASYALGVPKWRTVISVVLRTSAAGLVTSVVVAIARIVGETAPLLITAGMFDAINNNVFSGRMETLPVYIYQQYTSTVSCAAHAVNCNPTINVDRAWGAALVLVFAVLVLNLGARFVAKKLSIGK, from the coding sequence ATGAGTGCAGAAAATCAGAATCAGGGCGACCTGAAAATAAAACAAGAATCCTTAGGCGGCGGGCAGGCTCCCGCCAGCACCAGGGCAACCGGTCTAGGAAAAAGCGATAAGCTAGCAGCTCTTGCTACCTCGGATAATACTTCTGCTCTGCAGGCAGTAATCCTAGAGAAAAAGCTAAAGTACCAGGAAAAACTGGAAGAAGCAGAGCCGAAAACTGAGGTAAAGCACGCCCGGCTGGGCGGAGATAAAGCGTTGAGTTTTCGCCGCAGATTCACCAATAACGTGATTGCGGCTTCGATGTGGCTGTGCGGTCTGTTGGTACTGGTCATCTTGGGTTCTATCGGATACGAACTTATCCGTAGGGGTATCGGGATTATTTCCCCCTATTTCTTGAGCGTTTCTATGAAAGGCGTCTACGGAGGAATGGAGGCTGGTGGCATCTACCACGCGATGGTGGGTACCCTACTGATCACCCTGGTAGCAGCGATTATCTCCGTTCCCCTGGGGCTGCTGGTAGCCATCTACCTGACCGAATACGCGGGCAACACTAAGTTTGCGAAACTAACCACCACTTTGGTGGACGTAATGACTGGTATTCCCTCCATAGTTGCTGGTCTATTCGCGGCTGCCTTGTTCACCATGGTTATTGGTCCGGCGTACCGCTCCGGTCTGATGGGAGCAGTTGCCCTTTCGGTATTGATGATTCCGCTGGTAGTACGTTCATCAGCAGAAATGTTGCGATTGGTACCCAATGAATTGCGGGAAGCATCTTATGCCTTAGGGGTGCCTAAATGGCGCACCGTGATCTCGGTGGTACTGCGCACTTCGGCGGCTGGGTTAGTGACCTCAGTGGTGGTAGCAATCGCTCGGATTGTGGGGGAAACTGCGCCCTTACTGATTACCGCGGGGATGTTCGATGCGATCAATAACAATGTGTTTTCCGGGCGCATGGAAACCCTGCCGGTCTATATCTATCAGCAGTACACCTCCACGGTTTCTTGCGCGGCTCACGCAGTGAACTGTAACCCTACTATCAATGTGGATCGCGCCTGGGGTGCGGCCTTGGTGCTGGTATTCGCGGTATTGGTTTTGAATCTAGGAGCCCGGTTCGTAGCCAAAAAACTCTCGATTGGTAAATAG
- the pstC gene encoding phosphate ABC transporter permease subunit PstC, which yields MSTKTRLQKRESEKSTSRKSIFNWEGLFYLATKGSAVVIAAVLALVAMFLTLQAWPAISNPDLRLRMRGRTEMVSIWEYVAPQLFGTVLAAAVALAIAVPLSMALAVFINFYAPRKVSAVIAGLIDVMVAIPSVVYGLWGGLILLPILQPIMEFLATYFGWFPLFSGPVSPIGRVIFSASVVLAIMVIPIITALCREVYARTPPLEMEAALALGATKWEMIKTVVLPFGRSGTVSAAMIGLGRALGETMAVAMVLSPGASYVWSLFRAGAHSTIASNIALQFPEADSNMAAALIFTGLVLFVLTLLVNSGARWMVARKESSGK from the coding sequence GTGAGTACAAAAACCCGCCTTCAAAAGCGAGAATCTGAAAAATCCACCTCCCGAAAAAGCATCTTTAACTGGGAAGGATTATTTTATCTAGCCACCAAGGGATCAGCGGTAGTCATTGCCGCGGTATTAGCCCTGGTAGCGATGTTTCTAACTTTGCAAGCCTGGCCGGCGATCTCTAACCCCGATCTGCGACTACGGATGCGCGGACGCACCGAAATGGTCAGCATCTGGGAATACGTGGCACCCCAGCTTTTTGGAACCGTCCTGGCAGCGGCAGTTGCCTTGGCGATTGCGGTGCCGCTGTCTATGGCGCTGGCAGTGTTTATAAACTTCTATGCTCCCCGGAAAGTCTCCGCAGTTATCGCGGGATTGATTGACGTAATGGTCGCGATTCCCTCAGTTGTCTACGGGCTTTGGGGCGGACTGATTTTACTGCCTATCTTGCAGCCCATAATGGAGTTCCTTGCCACCTATTTTGGCTGGTTCCCGTTGTTTTCAGGGCCAGTTTCCCCGATTGGGCGAGTAATTTTCTCGGCCTCGGTGGTGTTGGCGATTATGGTGATCCCGATTATTACCGCACTTTGCCGAGAAGTCTATGCCCGTACTCCCCCTCTGGAAATGGAAGCGGCGCTAGCGTTGGGAGCTACCAAGTGGGAAATGATAAAAACCGTGGTGTTGCCGTTTGGGCGCTCCGGTACGGTTTCGGCAGCGATGATCGGGCTAGGTCGGGCTCTGGGAGAAACTATGGCAGTGGCGATGGTACTTTCTCCCGGAGCATCCTACGTGTGGTCGCTGTTTAGAGCAGGAGCGCACTCTACGATTGCCTCTAATATCGCCCTCCAGTTCCCGGAGGCCGACTCCAATATGGCGGCAGCGCTAATTTTCACTGGTCTAGTGCTATTTGTTTTGACGTTACTGGTCAACTCGGGTGCGCGGTGGATGGTAGCTCGCAAGGAAAGTTCAGGGAAATAA